TTCTTCCAGGAAACAATGATTGGATATATGCGTGCGTAATGAATGGGGAGCCCAAGCCTTTGGATTACGCTTAACCAATTATCCCTTATCAGCTTAGCCTTCCTTAGATGCGACTCAGCCACGCTCTTCATAGCGTTCCTCCTCCNCTTCTTTGCCTCAATCAGCAGTACATCGCTTCCCTTCACGGAGATAAGATCTATTTCCATTGATTCACCGCTCAATCTAAGCCTAACGTTTCGCAGCACCGCGTATCCCCATCGATCCAGTATGAATCCCACCAAGTCCTCGAATTCCCTCCACTCGATCCCATCGATTAATTCCCCTAATCCACTTGGATCCAACTGCAGCGCCAAGAAGAGTCGAGGCACGGTTAATTTCCAGTAGGAACCAACCCAAGTATTAAGGTGCTCAATCCCTTCGCTGAGCGAGTTAAGTATTCTGCTAATGATGTCCTCCCCAAGATTCGACTCATTCATCAGTGACTCCAGCGAAAAAACTTGATTAGACCTACTAGTTAACTTAAAAAGCGACTCCACGAATCTATGAATTACGTGATGACTTATTTCATCCATGAATGGGTGATTAGAGGGTCAGGGTCTGAGAAATACTTTTCGCCACCAATTAGTCCAGGAGCCCCTCCTCAGCTATCCTGNAGAGAGCCTCCTTCTCTGGATGCATTGGGGAATCAAATATCTTAGCTATCCTAGTNTTCTCCTTGCTTTTCCTGAGCCATAGCCTATACGTTGCGCCATGTGCAACCACGTTGCCGCCCGCGGGTTTCTGTGGGTTCCCAAAGAAGACATCGGGTTGCGCTATTACTTGATTGGTGAACACCACGGCTATATTATATAGATCCGCTATCCTGAGGNGTTGGCTAATGAAGTGGTTAAGCTTTTGCTGGCGATCAGCCAAGTTCTCCCTCCCCGGATACTCCGCCCTGAAGTGAGCCACAAGGGAATCAATAACTATTAGCCTTATGTTCTGTTCCTCTATTATCTTCTTCGCCTCATCTATTATGATCATTTGATGATCGCTGTTATAGGCCCTTGCATATAATATGTTGCGAAGCGCCTCCTGTGGATCCAATCCCCTATACTTAGCTATTTGAATAACCCTCTCCGGCCTAAACGTATTCTCGGTATCCACGTACAGCGACTTCCCCCTAAGCCCACCCTTATCCTCAGGTAATTGAACCATAACCGCCAATTGATGGCATAGCTGAGTCTTACCCACGCCGAACTCACCCACCAACTCAGTTATGGCCCTAGTCTCAATGCCTCCCCCCAATAGCTCATCTAGAGCCTTAACGCCTGTCGATATATACTTCACGCTTCTCCTATTCTCATAGACCTCAANCGCGGTCACGAATGACTTAAGACCAATTAATCGCTGGGCTGATTGAATTATTTGCTTAGCCCTATCCTCGCTGCCAACAACGCCTAATAGGTCACGTATGCTAGCGTACGCAACATTACGGGCATTCATGAATCCAGCCTCCTTAAGCTTTTGGGCAGTTACCTTGCCCACTCCATCTATCTCCTCGACATCTATTGCCTCCCCTTGCTGTGGTTGCTCCTCCGCAGCCACTGGTTCCTCCGCCTCTCCCGTCTCCTCACCATACTCCTCCGCCTCTCCCTCAATAGCGTCTTTTTTCTTGGGCATTCTCTCAACAATCCACAATTTAAACCCTTGTTTAAAAACCTAACTAAATAAATGGGAGCCAATCATGCAACGGTCAATGAATCTTTAAAGGCTATTCGCGGTTCCCGATTTTAGTTGTAATGCAAGGAGGGCGTAGTCACGTTATTCCTGGAAACTTAGGACTTGGTGATTATTTTCAATTACTGGGAATCAGCGTTGCATAATTCGTCACTCCTCCACAAAGACCCGTAGCTCATCATTTCCCTGTGGAGGAGGAGATCTCATTTATTAATTTGATGGGGGTCATCTTTGTCTCTGTTCTCTGCTTGTTCATGTTCTCCATTATTTCGTCAAGCTGGTCCTCTAACTTGCTTACCCTCTTATCAACGTAATTAATGAAGTAATTAAGTGCAGCCCTCACCGGCGCATTGACTATTCCATTCAGGTAGAACTTATTAGCTATGTCCTTAGCCCAATAAATGCTATGGTGAAAAACTGCCTTCAATAGCTCTATATGTTCCGGCAGTAAGTTATACTTATAGAGCCAACCGCCTTTATCGCTCCTCACGTGATTCATGGGAACATAGAATAACGGCACCAATAGGCTTCTATATGGTCTCATCCTATCCACTAGCTCTATCGTCTCCATTACATCATCCGGAGTCTCCCCGGGGAGCCCTATTATCATCGTGACGGCCGGAATAAGCTTAACCTCATGCATGACCGATAAGCCCTCCGTGACAACGGTCCACCAATCCTCTATCTTATATGGAGCGGCCTTGCCCGGCATAATCATCTTGGCTAGCCTCCTGGAGCCCGTTTCCAAACCAACCTCGGCGCCCCACCAATCCTGGTTCTCGTCCTCTATTATCTCCGCTAACTTGGTTCCCATCTTGTACTTCGTCTCTCCATATAGGAAACCGCCCAGCGTGGTGTGGCTCCATGCAATGGTCTTATAGTAGGACTTAACCAATTTATGCAAAGCTATTAATTTATCCATATTGGGCTCAATAGTGTCAGAACCATAGAGGGGCACATCATCTGAGTGAATCAATCCATGAACAACTCCATTCCTTACATTGATCTTCAACTCCTCCTCTATCTTGCTCAGCGGATACCAACG
The genomic region above belongs to Thermocladium sp. ECH_B and contains:
- the radA gene encoding DNA repair and recombination protein RadA (Involved in DNA repair and in homologous recombination. Binds and assemble on single-stranded DNA to form a nucleoprotein filament. Hydrolyzes ATP in a ssDNA-dependent manner and promotes DNA strand exchange between homologous DNA molecules) — its product is MPKKKDAIEGEAEEYGEETGEAEEPVAAEEQPQQGEAIDVEEIDGVGKVTAQKLKEAGFMNARNVAYASIRDLLGVVGSEDRAKQIIQSAQRLIGLKSFVTAXEVYENRRSVKYISTGVKALDELLGGGIETRAITELVGEFGVGKTQLCHQLAVMVQLPEDKGGLRGKSLYVDTENTFRPERVIQIAKYRGLDPQEALRNILYARAYNSDHQMIIIDEAKKIIEEQNIRLIVIDSLVAHFRAEYPGRENLADRQQKLNHFISQXLRIADLYNIAVVFTNQVIAQPDVFFGNPQKPAGGNVVAHGATYRLWLRKSKEXTRIAKIFDSPMHPEKEALXRIAEEGLLD
- a CDS encoding radical SAM protein encodes the protein MVSSNNGFDVILTTDRSMMSNYHGKEFLGFLSTGPIFVTLGPFTFLSEKFHEWLAEPKVKTDKLGRPIQAPYGMRKVEAALIDAGINAAIIDPDHVDKYLSKAKVLMLSHHDYFGLNPPSSTWAVIVGKEPLNALTFKRFMLRIKPRIDEAKARNGLKVMVGGPSAWQWLYFPELINHFGIDTVFDGEAEKLVVDLVERAINDEPLPKYIYVGRRDVPSVDEIPTIKGASVNGLIEIGRGCPRGCSCCSVTLRPMRWYPLSKIEEELKINVRNGVVHGLIHSDDVPLYGSDTIEPNMDKLIALHKLVKSYYKTIAWSHTTLGGFLYGETKYKMGTKLAEIIEDENQDWWGAEVGLETGSRRLAKMIMPGKAAPYKIEDWWTVVTEGLSVMHEVKLIPAVTMIIGLPGETPDDVMETIELVDRMRPYRSLLVPLFYVPMNHVRSDKGGWLYKYNLLPEHIELLKAVFHHSIYWAKDIANKFYLNGIVNAPVRAALNYFINYVDKRVSKLEDQLDEIMENMNKQRTETKMTPIKLINEISSSTGK